In the genome of Raphanus sativus cultivar WK10039 chromosome 4, ASM80110v3, whole genome shotgun sequence, one region contains:
- the LOC130511263 gene encoding uncharacterized protein LOC130511263 yields MLIDKTGDLGPTYLGIPRQAMLSEVFTDGVWRMRRRGRRVFGEVYDAIEGATAPAIDAGRDFVLWRHGDDDFKNHFSTQKTWDQIRVRKPEVPWRSLGWFTQGVPRQSFIVWLAFRDRLSTGVRMRQWGITQGCMFCGEPNEDRDHLFFACPFTYTLWLKLTSQLLGNSVSPAWSTTVTALLRSRRDKLDGILLKLVFQTAIYFVWRERNSRRHQGVRVDGGTLARRIDRFIRHRILSLKYTGSHKLAGLLRRWFEVYTG; encoded by the coding sequence ATGCTTATTGATAAGACAGGGGACCTAGGACCTACATACTTAGGAATACCTCGGCAGGCAATGCTTTCTGAGGTTTTTACGGATGGGGTTTGGCGCATGAGAAGAAGGGGCAGAAGAGTGTTTGGAGAGGTCTATGATGCGATTGAGGGTGCAACAGCACCAGCAATAGATGCGGGGAGGGATTTTGTACTTTGGAGACATGGCGATGACGATTTTAAAAACCATTTCTCCACCCAGAAAACATGGGATCAGATCAGGGTTAGGAAGCCGGAAGTCCCTTGGCGCTCCCTTGGTTGGTTCACCCAAGGGGTACCGCGACAGTCCTTTATTGTTTGGTTGGCATTTAGAGACAGATTGTCTACTGGAGTCCGCATGAGGCAGTGGGGAATCACCCAAGGCTGTATGTTCTGTGGGGAGCCAAATGAGGATCGAGATCATCTCTTCTTTGCGTGTCCTTTTACCTACACTCTCTGGTTAAAGCTCACGTCTCAACTGTTGGGAAACTCAGTCTCTCCGGCTTGGTCTACCACGGTTACAGCTCTTCTGCGATCGCGACGGGATAAGTTGGATGGTATCTTGCTGAAACTTGTCTTCCAAACTGCCATATATTTTGTTTGGAGGGAGAGAAACTCTAGGCGTCATCAAGGAGTTCGGGTGGATGGGGGAACACTGGCTAGACGAATTGATAGGTTCATACGTCATAGAATTCTATCTTTGAAGTACACGGGCAGTCATAAGTTGGCAGGGCTTCTCCGACGTTGGTTCGAGGTCTACACAGGATGA